Proteins encoded by one window of Gouania willdenowi chromosome 4, fGouWil2.1, whole genome shotgun sequence:
- the LOC114461699 gene encoding uncharacterized protein LOC114461699: MDTSDEEQYGQKERIPTLQPGHFDGTGPWKDFLYQFESCAKANRWIEKTKAVQLKFSLRGAAGAIVHKNPKSDRWSYLRMVEEIEAAYGPRSEHAAAIGIELRQRVRRPGEALHTLRDDIYEKVSIVYANRTELEQDCICVEVFTNALADAEVVQKLLEERPYTLAKAYEIAHRYETTRRAARAVTQLMRPGGRGFAAQATRTATVREAANIPVFEQVPGATRFNKQQRPYQNKFKKTNFNEVICHNCSGVGHLKRNCPSPYRSTRSPGNATFTSTPDPSTVVICTKSPVDEMCVQIMIHGLEICALLDSGARRNVLPLHHFNSLPTQFRPPVQPSVAQILQGIGPEGLVVLGEVILPVHIGNSITQVNFIMADTTQSTEVILGHPFLLQAQARLDYGRKEITLFGEKVPDFYSSQPSETHLVRVARTTVLEAGCEYVVPGISRLRSAAGGTLMLSPVKGFIERHQVLVARAVLQARQAASIPIRVFNPGAIPVTLKRGAVAGVLQQAQVLAEAEPQSSKTPDLGRTNIVQHDIITIPGPPVKQAPRRMNREKQVAADQQVQQSLDTGVAQPSNSSWAAPIVMDTLDTLSTAKYFSTLDLTSGYWQVEMTPRARKAAAFCTRKGLFEWNVMPFGLCNAPATFQRLMDRVLMGLQWETCLVYLDDIIILGRDSAQMLERLEQVLIRLRLANLKLKPSKCCLFREKVAYLGHIVSAGGVATDPQKIQQVEEWPAPQNVSEVRQFVGLASYYRRFVENFATIARPLHELTQKYARFHWTPECQEAFDRLKKMLTSAPVLGYPLDDGDFFLDTDASDWGIGAVLSQVQGEEERVLAYGSRRLSATEQNYCTTRRELLAVVEFTTHFRQYLLGRPFTVRTDHSSLRWLTRLREPEGQLARWLEKLAEYDFQVIHRPGKNHQNADALSRRPCRASCPCTVPEPDFRNIQHKGVQCDLGDVVLQTLTCTGHPPVGVVEPELCVGEKRTSAAEFPIVGVEGFDLDTCTAVLADHPIIRLVSESSSNNLFHGWTQEQLKTAQMTDPDIAPIRVWKEEGCNRPPWADIAAHSPATKAYWAQWKRLCLRDGILLRKFYCSELKVFYPQILLPRTFRNSVMEQLHEGAVGGHFGAEKTLARLKTRYHWYNMRDDVTLWCRTCVSCAAKARPRKTPRAAMGTVQVGAPMERIAVDLMGPLNETERHNRFILVVQDYFSKWVEAYPVPNELATTVAEKIVSEWVCRYGAPRALHSDQGSNFESAVFRGMCELLGIEKTRTTPFHPQSDGQVERFNATLQKALATMSERCHWDWDLMIPYSLMAYRATKHSSTGLTPNMMLFGREITEPVDLVVGLPPGENDINTIPEYVMQLRQQLELAHQLAREALGKSSERAKKQYDKNICQVQYQIGAAVWHLIKGTKRVKNKVRKFLPAYEGPYFIVGVLDDLIYRIQKSPRSKTKVVHHDKLKPFHSRTPLDNSWVFHNTDVPVPLEVLTPSTDNESEDIGPLNLWDTSAEEEELVVETPRDASSPGGVLLFDRSAQPPLDEEVTESVDKGLENFGVTTHALLPRE; encoded by the exons ATGGACACTAGTGACGAAGAACAATATggacaaaaagaaagaatccCCACGTTGCAGCCGGGACATTTTGACGGGACTGGTCCTTGGAAGGACTTCCTGTATCAGTTTGAAAGCTGTGCAAAAGCCAATCGCTGGATTGAAAAGACAAAAGCTGTTCAGTTGAAGTTCAGTCTGAGGGGTGCAGCTGGGGCCATCGTCCACAAAAATCCGAAATCTGACCGCTGGAGCTACCTGCGCATGGTGGAGGAGATTGAAGCTGCCTACGGTCCGCGTTCCGAGCATGCTGCAGCCATCGGCATTGAGCTGAGACAACGAGTCAGGAGACCAGGTGAAGCCTTGCACACCCTCAGAGATGACATTTATGAAAAGGTCTCCATTGTGTATGCTAACCGCACAGAGTTGGAGCAAGACTGTATATGCGTGGAGGTCTTCACCAACGCCTTGGCCGACGCCGAGGTGGTTCAAAAGTTGCTAGAGGAGCGCCCCTACACCCTAGCTAAAGCCTATGAAATTGCACATCGCTACGAGACCACCAGGAGGGCTGCTAGGGCAGTCACACAGCTCATGCGGCCAGGTGGGCGTGGTTTTGCAGCACAGGCAACCAGAACTGCTACAGTACGCGAAGCTGCTAACATTCCAGTGTTTGAGCAAGTACCAGGGGCCACCAGATTCAATAAGCAGCAACGACCTTAccaaaacaagtttaaaaagacAAACTTTAATGAAGTCATCTGTCACAACTGCTCCGGTGTAGGACATTTAAAGCGAAACTGCCCCTCCCCTTATCGATCCACAAGGAGCCCTGGGAATGCCACTTTCACTTCCACCCCCGACCCAAGCACAGTAGTTATCTGTACTAAGAGCCCAGTAGATGAGATGTGTGTACAAATAATGATTCATGGACTAGAAATCTGTGCTCTGCTCGACTCTGGTGCACGGAGGAATGTCCTACCTTTGCATCATTTCAACTCCCTCCCTACTCAGTTCAGACCACCAGTGCAGCCATCTGTTGCACAGATTCTGCAAGGCATTGGCCCTGAAGGCTTAGTTGTTTTGGGTGAAGTAATTTTACCAGTGCACATTGGAAACAGCATCACCCAAGTTAACTTCATCATGGCGGACACCACCCAAAGCACCGAGGTCATCCTGGGACATCCATTCCTGCTGCAGGCGCAGGCCCGTTTGGACTATGGGCGTAAAGAAATAACTCTTTTTGGTGAAAAGGTGCCTGATTTTTATTCTAGCCAACCTTCTGAGACACATCTCGTTCGTGTGGCACGCACCACAGTGTTAGAGGCGGGTTGTGAGTACGTGGTGCCCGGCATTTCTCGTCTCCGCAGCGCTGCGGGTGGAACTCTGATGCTCAGCCCCGTAAAAGGTTTTATTGAAAGGCACCAGGTTCTTGTGGCTCGAGCAGTATTACAAGCCCGGCAGGCTGCCAGCATCCCCATCAGAGTGTTTAATCCTGGCGCCATACCCGTCACCTTAAAGAGAGGAGCTGTGGCTGGGGTTCTTCAGCAAGCACAGGTGCTGGCAGAGGCGGAGCCGCAGTCATCAAAGACCCCAG ATCTTGGCCGCACTAACATCGTGCAGCATGACATTATCACCATCCCAGGGCCGCCAGTAAAGCAGGCACCACGCAGGATGAATAGGGAAAAGCAGGTGGCAGCAGACCAGCAGGTGCAGCAAAGCCTGGATACCGGCGTGGCTCAACCAAGCAACAGCAGCTGGGCTGCCCCGATTGTCATG GACACCCTCGACACACTTTCCACTGCCAAATATTTCAGCACCCTAGATTTGACATCCGGCTATTGGCAGGTGGAAATGACCCCCAGGGCCCGGAAAGCTGCAGCCTTTTGCACACGTAAAGGACTGTTCGAGTGGAACGTGATGCCCTTTGGACTGTGCAATGCACCAGCCACGTTCCAAAGGCTAATGGATCGTGTTTTAATGGGGCTGCAGTGGGAGACGTGTCTGGTGTATCTCGACGACATCATCATTCTGGGGCGGGACAGTGCACAGATGCTGGAGCGGCTGGAACAGGTGTTAATTCGACTGCGTTTAGCCAACCTCAAGCTGAAACCATCTAAGTGCTGTTTGTTTCGGGAGAAGGTGGCCTACCTGGGGCACATCGTGTCCGCTGGGGGCGTTGCTACTGACCCCCAAAAGATTCAACAAGTGGAGGAGTGGCCTGCACCACAAAATGTTTCGGAAGTGCGACAGTTTGTTGGTTTGGCTTCATATTACCGCCGTTTTGTTGAAAACTTTGCAACCATAGCCCGACCCCTCCACGAGTTGACCCAAAAATATGCACGGTTCCATTGGACCCCTGAGTGTCAGGAGGCGTTCGACAGACTAAAAAAAATGCTAACTTCGGCTCCAGTCCTAGGCTATCCCCTCGACGATGGCGACTTCTTTCTCGACACAGATGCTAGTGACTGGGGAATCGGAGCAGTCCTCTCCCAGGTGCAAGGAGAAGAGGAGAGAGTTCTAGCCTATGGGAGCCGGAGGTTGTCCGCTACCGAACAAAATTATTGCACAACAAGACGTGAGCTCCTTGCAGTGGTTGAGTTCACAACACACTTCAGACAATATCTACTTGGTAGGCCTTTCACTGTTCGAACCGACCACAGCAGCCTCCGCTGGTTGACCAGACTAAGGGAGCCTGAGGGTCAGCTGGCTCGCTGGCTTGAGAAGCTTGCAGAGTATGATTTCCAGGTCATCCATCGGCCAGGGAAAAACCACCAGAATGCTGATGCTCTCTCTAGGAGACCCTGCCGCGCCTCATGTCCATGCACGGTCCCAGAacctgactttagaaacattCAACATAAGGGGGTGCAGTGCGACCTGGGTGACGTAGTGCTCCAGACTCTAACATGTACAGGGCATCCTCCAGTGGGGGTAGTTGAGCCGGAGCTCTGTGTAGGGGAGAAGAGGACCTCAGCGGCGGAGTTTCCCATAGTGGGGGTAGAGGGCTTCGATCTCGACACCTGCACTGCTGTCTTAGCTGATCATCCCATCATCCGCCTGGTGAGTGAGTCTTCTAGTAATAACTTGTTTCACGGCTGGACCCAAGAACAACTCAAAACTGCACAAATGACTGATCCAGATATAGCACCAATAAGGGTGTGGAAGGAGGAAGGCTGTAATCGTCCACCCTGGGCTGACATCGCAGCTCACAGCCCCGCCACCAAAGCCTACTGGGCGCAGTGGAAAAGACTGTGCCTAAGAGATGGTATTTTGCTGAGAAAATTCTACTGCAGTGAGTTGAAGGTGTTCTACCCTCAAATTCTGCTGCCCCGCACTTTCCGCAACTCGGTGATGGAGCAGCTGCATGAAGGCGCAGTAGGTGGACACTTCGGTGCAGAAAAGACACTAGCACGCCTTAAAACCCGGTACCATTGGTACAACATGAGGGATGATGTCACATTGTGGTGCCGCACTTGTGTTAGCTGTGCAGCTAAAGCTCGCCCCAGAAAAACCCCTCGCGCTGCCATGGGCACCGTTCAGGTCGGCGCCCCCATGGAACGAATTGCAGTTGATCTGATGGGACCTTTAAATGAGACTGAAAGGCACAATCGTTTCATACTGGTGGTCCAAGACTACTTCAGTAAGTGGGTAGAGGCTTACCCAGTTCCCAACGAGCTAGCAACCACGGTGGCAGAAAAGATTGTTTCGGAGTGGGTGTGCAGGTATGGTGCACCTCGGGCTTTGCATAGCGACCAGGGCTCCAACTTTGAGTCGGCTGTCTTCAGGGGGATGTGTGAACTCCTGGGAATTGAAAAAACACGTACCACGCCCTTTCATCCACAATCGGATGGACAAGTTGAGCGCTTCAATGCCACTCTACAAAAAGCTCTGGCCACGATGTCCGAGCGGTGCCACTGGGACTGGGATTTGATGATCCCTTACTCACTCATGGCCTATCGTGCAACCAAACACAGCTCCACTGGCTTGACCCCAAATATGATGCTCTTTGGGCGAGAAATCACAGAGCCTGTTGACCTGGTCGTGGGTCTTCCTCCTGGTGAAAATGACATCAACACCATCCCTGAATATGTCATGCAGCTCAGACAGCAACTGGAGCTCGCCCATCAGCTGGCACGGGAAGCCCTGGGAAAATCCTCTGAGCGTGCCAAGAAACAGTACGACAAAAACATCTGTCAAGTCCAATATCAAATAGGTGCTGCGGTGTGGCACTTAATCAAAGGCACCAAACGAGTAAAGAATAAAGTGCGGAAGTTCCTGCCAGCCTACGAAGGCCCCTACTTCATTGTGGGTGTATTAGACGACTTAATCTATCGCATCCAGAAGAGCCCAAGGTCCAAGACCAAAGTTGTTCACCATGACAAATTAAAGCCTTTTCACTCCAGAACTCCGTTGGACAACAGCTGGGTCTTTCACAACACTGATGTACCGGTACCATTGGAGGTGCTGACTCCTTCAACAGATAACGAGTCTGAGGACATTGGACCACTGAACCTCTGGGATACGTCTGCAGAGGAAGAGGAACTAGTGGTGGAGACCCCCAGAGACGCTAGCTCACCTGGTGGCGTCCTGCTTTTTGACCGCTCTGCTCAGCCTCCGCTAGATGAGGAA GTTACAGAGTCTGTAGACAAGGGACTGGAGAACTTCGGGGTCACAACCCACGCCTTGCTGCCCAGAGAATAA